CGGACGAGCAGATCCTCGAGCAGCTCCGCGCGAGCGCGCAGCGGCTCGGGCGCTCGCCGACGATGCGCGAGTTCGCTGCCGACCCCGGCGCGGGCGTGCACCCGCAGACGGTGATCGAGCACTTCGGCACGTGGAACGCCGCCAAGCGCGCGGCGGGGCTGACGCCGCGACGCTTCATCAGCCGCGACGAGCTGCTCGGCCAGCTGCGCGCGCTCGGCGCGCAGCTCGGGCGCACGCCGAGCGCGCGCGACCTCGACGAGAACCGCAGCCGCGTCGCCTCGAAGTCGCTCGTCTGGCACACGTTCGGATCGCTGGCGGCGGCGCTACGGGAGGCGGGATTCGACGTGCCCGTGGGGGAGGAGCGGCTCGAGCGCGCCGTCGCCCAGGGCGCGGTGCTCGCGCGCTCGCTCGGCCGGCTGCCCAAGATGGCCGACTGGAAGCAAGCACGGCGCAACGACCCCTCGCTGCCCTCGGAGTGGCAGGTGTACCGCATGGTCGAGATCGAGACGGGGCCGTGGGCGGCGTTCCAGTTCCTCGTGCGCGAGCGGCTGCGCGAGGAAGGCGTCGACGTGCGAGCCGACGGACGCCTCGAGTCTAGGTGAGCGAGGCACGACGCGCACGCGAGCAGCGCCTGCGCAGCCTGGGTGCGACCGACGCTCGAGTCGGGGTCGAGGCTGTATCCCGCTACGCCGCACATGCGCCGATTCGATGACCTCACCTGGACGGATCCGTCGACCACACGAGCGTCGCCGGCGTCGATGCGTGCTCTCTACGGAGGGTGTTCGGCATCTCCCGCCCACGCCGTGGGCGGCGGCAGCCGCGAGGGAGGTCGCGAAAATGCCTCAAGTGGGGGAGGACAGCGGCCGATACGTCCTCCGTGGAAGGCAACCTCGCCGAGCCGCTGTTCGACGCCGAGCCGAAACCACCGGACGAGGCGCCGGACTCGGCCACCCAGGATCCGCTCAAGCTCTACGTGCGCCAGATCGGCGACGGACGGCTGCTCACGCCCGCCGAGGAGCGCGAGCTCGCGCGACGCAAGGACGAGGGCGACGAGGCCGCGAAGCGCCGTCTGATCGAGTGCAACCTGCGTCTCGTGATGTCGATCACCCGCAACTACACCCGCGCCGGCGTGCCGCTGCTCGACCTCATCCAGGAGGGCAACCTCGGCCTCATCAGGGCGGTCGAGAAGTTCGACTACACGATGGGCTACAAGCTCTCCACCTACGCGACCTGGTGGATACGGCAGTCGATCTCGCGCGCGCTCGCCGAGCAGGGACGCACGATCCGCCTTCCCGTCCACGTCGCCGACCAGGTGCGGCGCGTCACCCGTGCCCGCCGCGCGCTCGGCCAGAAGCTCAACCGCGACCCCTCGCTCGAGGAGATCGCGAAGGAGGCGGACTTCACGCCCCGGCGCGTCCAGGAGCTGCTCGAGCTCGTCCAGGATCACGTCTCCCTCGAGACGCCGGTGGGCGACGGCGAGAGCACGATGTCCGATCTCATCGAGGACACGAACGCCCTCGCACCGGAGACGGAGACGTCGAACAAGCTGCGGACGTCGGAGATCGGCGAAGCGATCCGCCTGCTGAAGCCGCGACAGCAGCGCGTGCTGATCGAGCGCTTCGGGCTCTCCGGGGGCAAGCCGAAGACGCTCGAGGAGGTGGGAGCGATCCTCGGCATCACCCGCGAGCGCGTGCGCCAGCTCGAGACGCGCGCGCTGCGCGAGCTGCGCCAGGCCGCACCGAGCCTCGAGCACTACCTGCGCACGTAGGCGCGTCCGCGGGCGCGCGCCGGCGTGGAGGTGGAGCCGTATGGACATCGCCGCCCCTCGCGCCCGGCGGCGTGCCTCAGGACTGGACGGCCTGCATCTCGCGGACGCCGGCGAGGTGACGCAGCGAGTCGAGCTCGATCTGGCGCACGCGCTCACGGGTGAGGCCGAGTCGCCGCCCGATCTCCTCCAGCGTCTTCGGCTCGACGCCGCCGATGCCGTAGCGGAGCACGACGACCTCGCGCTCGCGCGCAGGGAGCGCCGACAACGCGCGCCGCAGCGCCTGGCTGCGCAGCGTCATCTCGACGCACTCCTCCGGGAGGGGCTCGCTGCCGGCGACGAAGTCGCCGAGCACGGCGTCGTCGCCGTCGCCGACCGGCGCGTCGAGACTCGCGGACGCGCGGGCCGCGGCACGCACCTCCAGCACCTGCTGCACCGTGAGGGACGCCTCGTCGGCGATCTCCTCGAGTGTCGGCTCGCGTCCGAGCTGCGGCCACAGGGTGCGCTCGGCGCGGTTCATCTTCTGCAGGCGCTCGACGATGTGGACGGGCATGCGGATCGTGCGTGCCTTGTCGGCGAGCGCCCGCGCGACGGCCTGCCGAATCCACCAGGTCGCGTAGGTGGAGAACTTGAAGCCGCGCCGCCAGTCGAACTTCTCGACGGCGCGGATGAGGCCGAGCGTGCCCTCCTGGATGAGGTCGAGGAACGGAAGCCCCTGGTTGCGGTAGTTCTTCGCGATCGAGACGACGAGCCGCAGGTTGGCCTGGATCATCTGCTGCTTCGCGTCGAGGTCGCCGCGCTCGATGCGCTTGGCGAGCTCGACCTCCTGCGCCGCGCTGAGCAGGTGATGCCGTCCCGCCTCGCGCAGGAACAGCTGCAGGGCGTCCGTCGTCGTCTCGGGCGGCGCCGGTGCGGCCGGTGGCGGCTCCGCCGGCGCGGGGTCGGCGATCTCGATGCCGCGCTTCTCCAGCTCCCGCAGCAGCGCCTCCTGCTCGAGAGGCGAGAGCTCGTGCGCCTCGACGAGGTCGGCGAGATCTTCGGCGCGGATCGTGCCGGCCTGCTCGCCGGCCTCGAGGAGGACCCGTACCTCTTCCTGCCCGAGCAGGCTATCGATGTCGATTGTCGTCATGGGGGAGCTCGTGCGGGCTGCCACTTCTAACTCTCCCACCGCCGTATGGCATTTGTCCAGACCCGGCGCGGAGTCGGCCTGGACGCCCTGCGGCTCGACGCACGATAACGTGCGTTATGTCAAGTAACAGGAAATCGGAACACGCTGCGCCCTCCCTGCCGGACGCGCCAGGCGCTAGAAGCTCGCGTCCCGTGCGCCGGCCGCGATGAGCAGGAGAATCGCGGCGGCGGCACAGAGCCGGTAGAGCACGAACACGGAGTAGTCGTGGCGGCGCACGTAGCCGAGCAGCCACGAGATGGCGAGCAGGCCGCTGCCGGCGGCGGCGATCGTGCCGACGACGAACGGCCCCACCCAGCCGGCCGGCAGATCGCCGAAGAGGACGTCCTTCACGCCCTTCAGCAGCACCGCGCCGAGCACGATCGGCACGAGGAGGAGGAACGACAGGCGGGCGGCCGCGTCGCGGCTGAGGCCGAGCAGGCGCCCGGCGGTGATCGTGATGCCCGACCGGGAAACGCCGGGCGCCAGTG
This portion of the Gaiella occulta genome encodes:
- a CDS encoding homing endonuclease associated repeat-containing protein, which codes for MARPRRRHPALAGIDEAALAEFRAGIRRRYTDEQILEQLRASAQRLGRSPTMREFAADPGAGVHPQTVIEHFGTWNAAKRAAGLTPRRFISRDELLGQLRALGAQLGRTPSARDLDENRSRVASKSLVWHTFGSLAAALREAGFDVPVGEERLERAVAQGAVLARSLGRLPKMADWKQARRNDPSLPSEWQVYRMVEIETGPWAAFQFLVRERLREEGVDVRADGRLESR
- a CDS encoding sigma-70 family RNA polymerase sigma factor; this translates as MEGNLAEPLFDAEPKPPDEAPDSATQDPLKLYVRQIGDGRLLTPAEERELARRKDEGDEAAKRRLIECNLRLVMSITRNYTRAGVPLLDLIQEGNLGLIRAVEKFDYTMGYKLSTYATWWIRQSISRALAEQGRTIRLPVHVADQVRRVTRARRALGQKLNRDPSLEEIAKEADFTPRRVQELLELVQDHVSLETPVGDGESTMSDLIEDTNALAPETETSNKLRTSEIGEAIRLLKPRQQRVLIERFGLSGGKPKTLEEVGAILGITRERVRQLETRALRELRQAAPSLEHYLRT
- a CDS encoding sigma-70 family RNA polymerase sigma factor, whose protein sequence is MTTIDIDSLLGQEEVRVLLEAGEQAGTIRAEDLADLVEAHELSPLEQEALLRELEKRGIEIADPAPAEPPPAAPAPPETTTDALQLFLREAGRHHLLSAAQEVELAKRIERGDLDAKQQMIQANLRLVVSIAKNYRNQGLPFLDLIQEGTLGLIRAVEKFDWRRGFKFSTYATWWIRQAVARALADKARTIRMPVHIVERLQKMNRAERTLWPQLGREPTLEEIADEASLTVQQVLEVRAAARASASLDAPVGDGDDAVLGDFVAGSEPLPEECVEMTLRSQALRRALSALPAREREVVVLRYGIGGVEPKTLEEIGRRLGLTRERVRQIELDSLRHLAGVREMQAVQS